One window of the Zea mays cultivar B73 chromosome 3, Zm-B73-REFERENCE-NAM-5.0, whole genome shotgun sequence genome contains the following:
- the LOC109945248 gene encoding uncharacterized protein, with translation MLGRGSPRLNMLARGSPRFNMLLSKGAQKKKSPIATASKTHGGSPKGKTRANWNSMLEKTLVDLLHEHNTPEFKGNNGWTPDAWNKIAKEFQERERYAGFSKVQIQEKEKELKRDYRMLKDARKQSGVSWDEKRCMIQADPPIWDNIIKSFPRAKKFRNKSFPLFEALGELHDGNTAEGTYNFTSTQPNGPDLTQIGSGDVPINVEDREDVGDPLADHRQNEVEDRVYEVEEVDVNANRQDERSKRTFAVSRNEEEKGPKRPKKSSNIEVLMERYLDIRSKQAEDEATLLAREREARGGDDFSIKNCISVLNTLEVTKEEKVKACKVFKDPDNRQIFLSACNDDREAALMWLRDEMA, from the exons ATGCTTGGAAGGGGGTCTCCAAGATTAAACATGCTTGCAAGGGGGTCTCCTAGATTTAACATGCTCTTATCTAAAGGTGCACAAAAGAAAAAATCTCCTATAGCTACTGCTTCAAAGACACATGGAGGCTCTCCAAAAG GGAAAACAAGAGCAAATTGGAATTCTATgttagagaagacccttgttgacttgTTACATGAACACAATACACCTGAATTTAAGGGTAACAATGGTTGGACACCCGATGCATGGAACAAGATTGCCAAGGAATTTCAAGAGAGGGAAAGATATGCAGGTTTCTCAAAAGTTCAAatccaagaaaaagaaaaggagttaAAGAGAGATTACAGGATGTTGAAAGATGCGAGGAAACAAAGTGGAGTTTCTTGGGATGAGAAAAGGTGTATGATTCAAGCTGATCCACCGATATGGGACAACATAATCAAA TCATTTCCAAGGGCTAAAAAATTCCGCAACAAATCTTTTCCTCTGTTTGAAGCTTTGGGAGAGCTACATGATG GTAATACTGCTGAAGGGACCTACAACTTCACTTCTACTCAACCAAATGGTCCAGATCTCACACAAATTGGGTCTGGAGATGTTCCTATCAATGTAGAAGACCGTGAAGATGTGGGAGACCCTTTGGCAGATCACAGACAAAATGAAGTAGAAGACAGAGTGTATGAAGTTGAAGAGGTTGATGTAAATGCTAATAGGCAGGATGAAAGGTCAAAAAGGACTTTTGCTGTTTCAaggaatgaagaagaaaaaggaccAAAGAGGCCGAAGAAGAGTTCCAACATAGAAGTATTGATGGAGAGGTATCTAGACATTAGAAGCAAACAAGCTGAAGATGAAGCAACACTATTAGCAAGAGAAAGGGAGGCAAGAGGAGGTGATGACTTCTCAATTAAGAATTGCATATCAGTTCTAAACACATTGGAGGTCACCAAGGAGGAGAAGGTCAAAGCCTGTAAGGTGTTCAAGGACCCTGACAATCGCCAAATTTTCTTGAGTGCATGCAATGATGATAGAGAGGCTGCATTGATGTGGTTGAGGGACGAGATGGCTTAG